TTCGGCGAGCCAGGTCTTCGCGGCTTCGAGTTCGGCGACGTCGAAGTAGCGAATTTTCGCCATCGTGAACGGCTTGCAGACCAGCGCCATGTATTTCTCCCAAGCTTTCTCCCCGACGAGCGCGATCTTCTTAATGCCCGTGCAATGGGTCGTCGAGAACTTGATATCGTCCCACAGCGCGTGCGCGTTCCAGCCGTGGAAA
This sequence is a window from Planctomycetia bacterium. Protein-coding genes within it:
- a CDS encoding STAS/SEC14 domain-containing protein, with the translated sequence MIEILSGLPAHTVGVKLSGKLHDEDYKTFVPAVDSAIAAGGKINILAQFHDFHGWNAHALWDDIKFSTTHCTGIKKIALVGEKAWEKYMALVCKPFTMAKIRYFDVAELEAAKTWLAEA